Part of the Spiroplasma endosymbiont of Poecilobothrus nobilitatus genome is shown below.
ATGCTGTTAGCATTGATGTTGTGAATGATGAGATTATAAATATTAAATAATTTTTGTTTTTAATTTTGTAGAAAACTCTTGATGAAATAAAAAAAATCATCAATATGATAACTTTAAAAGAAAATTATATAAACTTTTAATATTGTTATTTAACTTTTTTATACGTTAAAATATAATACCGATGATTGTTGGTTTGGCGTTAAACCTTTATGCTGGTATTTTCATTTTCAGAGATTTAAATAATTTTGAATGTTCGTGAAACCTAAGCCATGATAATGAATTAATGATTCTTTAAGATTTGATTGTAATTTACTAATTTTATTTAACTTTCGATAACTAGCATCAGGATTTGTACTAGTTTTAGTTGCTAATAAAATAGAATTTGTTTGTTTTGCTACTAATAAATATAATGGTTGCATGTCAGAAATAATAATTGAATTTTCTTTAATTAATTGTTTATTAATATTTTCAATAATTCACTGTTTTTGTAATCGTTTTGTGTTGGTTGATTTAACATAAATATTATTATTGTTATCAACAACCATTTTAATACAACATTTAGTGTTGGTTGAAAATGAATCAAGATGAATTTTTATTTTATCAAATTTATCTTTAAAATTACCTTTGTGGATTTCTTTAATAAATGTTTCATCGATTTGAATTTGGCCATTTAACGTTTTAAATTTTAATTGGGTGTTTTCTAATTGTTTTGATTTCATTATTTTTTGGCGATTATA
Proteins encoded:
- a CDS encoding IS1/IS1595 family N-terminal zinc-binding domain-containing protein, translating into MEKIIEELINSLTDDQFLEFHEKVKKEAELIKKQKRLNEIDQKFRDKGIKCPNCQSFYCVKNGHNPEGKQKYLCKKCRASFDAFRDHFTYWSHLKYEQWNLLIQISLLGQSSKMISHFIKTSPKTAWYNRQKIMKSKQLENTQLKFKTLNGQIQIDETFIKEIHKGNFKDKFDKIKIHLDSFSTNTKCCIKMVVDNNNNIYVKSTNTKRLQKQWIIENINKQLIKENSIIISDMQPLYLLVAKQTNSILLATKTSTNPDASYRKLNKISKLQSNLKESLIHYHGLGFTNIQNYLNLWKWKYQHKGLTPNQQSSVLYFNV